In the Alteromonas sp. M12 genome, one interval contains:
- the rsmD gene encoding 16S rRNA (guanine(966)-N(2))-methyltransferase RsmD yields the protein MKRGVKKQNAITGSIRVISGKWRGRKLPVLAAQGLRPTTDRTKETLFNWLMPYVNESRCLDMFAGSGSLGFEALSRHATSATFIELDKVAAQLISSNLEKLQVSEQQTKVINGNSLEVCDRLKDTFDLIFIDPPFNAGLVPKAIDVIQANHLTVTESVIYIECETQNQHYQVPDNWRCIKEKSTQSVSSKLFIVN from the coding sequence ATGAAGCGAGGCGTAAAAAAGCAAAATGCCATCACCGGCTCAATCCGGGTGATAAGTGGCAAGTGGCGTGGCAGAAAGCTACCAGTTTTAGCGGCACAAGGTTTACGTCCGACAACCGATCGGACCAAAGAAACCTTGTTCAATTGGTTAATGCCTTATGTAAATGAAAGTCGTTGTTTAGATATGTTTGCTGGCAGCGGCAGCCTTGGCTTTGAGGCACTTTCAAGACATGCTACTAGTGCAACTTTTATTGAGTTAGATAAGGTCGCTGCGCAGTTAATCAGTAGCAATCTAGAAAAACTGCAAGTATCCGAGCAACAAACTAAAGTCATAAATGGGAATAGTCTTGAGGTTTGCGATAGACTAAAAGATACCTTTGATTTAATTTTTATTGATCCGCCGTTTAATGCCGGTTTAGTGCCCAAAGCAATCGATGTAATCCAAGCAAATCACTTAACCGTTACCGAAAGTGTTATTTACATCGAATGTGAAACGCAAAACCAGCACTACCAAGTTCCAGATAATTGGCGCTGTATCAAAGAAAAATCGACTCAGAGTGTGTCTAGTAAATTATTTATTGTGAATTAA
- a CDS encoding YjaG family protein produces MTSKLNTFQKVRELTGWHAVAYAATLTERMKPNFQLFCETAEFDDEGQFHKSLESIWQWLSRTGSKINFALQLEKIEDVTPDAAEHDSFGVYPAIDAAISLAAIMSLITNDEPQGAVIVSKLSQGSVEAFVELVSDQSLSAQEIKEHPLMQWEVAFQNELVQQIVAMPEGAKSVKVLREMATSEGVSNIGIEINSQ; encoded by the coding sequence TTGACCTCTAAATTAAATACATTTCAAAAAGTTCGTGAGTTAACTGGCTGGCATGCCGTTGCATACGCTGCCACTTTAACTGAACGTATGAAGCCTAATTTCCAGCTATTCTGCGAAACAGCTGAATTCGATGATGAAGGTCAATTCCACAAGTCTTTGGAATCGATTTGGCAGTGGTTGTCTCGTACGGGCTCGAAAATTAATTTCGCTTTACAGTTGGAAAAAATTGAAGATGTGACTCCCGATGCTGCTGAACATGATAGCTTCGGTGTATATCCAGCAATTGATGCGGCAATTTCTTTGGCTGCAATAATGTCGCTGATAACCAATGATGAACCTCAAGGTGCGGTGATAGTTTCCAAATTATCACAAGGGAGTGTCGAAGCATTTGTTGAACTAGTATCTGATCAGTCGTTGAGTGCTCAAGAAATAAAAGAGCACCCATTAATGCAGTGGGAAGTGGCGTTTCAAAATGAATTGGTGCAACAAATAGTCGCAATGCCTGAAGGGGCAAAAAGTGTGAAAGTGCTACGCGAAATGGCGACCAGTGAAGGCGTATCGAATATCGGAATTGAGATTAATTCACAATAA
- a CDS encoding YhgN family NAAT transporter has translation MDIWSAAVMLFLIMDPLGNLPIFMSILKSIEPKRRRKVLARELVLSLLIMFIFLFSGQAVLDFLNVKQQAVSIAGGIILFLIAIRMIFPNKGSHDDDVTEQEPFIVPLAIPMIAGPSLLAALILLANQDPLRMFDWSLALFSAWAVSASILMFSGVFFKILGERGLIAIERLMGMILIMLSIQMFLDGVGNYFSLGVTN, from the coding sequence ATGGATATTTGGTCTGCAGCGGTAATGTTATTTCTAATAATGGATCCTTTAGGAAACTTACCAATATTTATGTCCATTTTGAAATCAATTGAGCCTAAACGTCGTCGTAAGGTGTTAGCGCGAGAGTTGGTTTTATCATTATTGATCATGTTCATCTTTTTATTCAGTGGACAAGCCGTGTTGGACTTCCTAAATGTGAAACAACAAGCGGTTAGCATTGCTGGTGGTATTATCTTATTTTTGATTGCAATTCGCATGATCTTCCCTAATAAAGGGAGCCATGACGACGATGTAACTGAGCAGGAACCTTTTATTGTTCCCTTAGCTATTCCAATGATTGCCGGTCCCTCGTTATTGGCTGCTCTGATATTGCTTGCTAACCAAGATCCTCTAAGGATGTTCGATTGGTCGTTAGCACTTTTTTCAGCTTGGGCTGTTTCCGCGAGCATTCTCATGTTTTCTGGTGTATTTTTTAAGATTCTTGGAGAGCGTGGCTTAATCGCGATTGAGCGTTTAATGGGCATGATTTTGATTATGTTGTCGATACAAATGTTTCTCGACGGCGTAGGTAATTACTTTTCACTGGGAGTGACCAATTGA
- a CDS encoding helix-turn-helix domain-containing protein — translation MSLISVTEVANFLGVKNQRVERLERESLLASKAKDSQGKPLFDRNEVEKYKEFAERVGGI, via the coding sequence ATGAGTTTAATCAGCGTAACCGAGGTAGCTAATTTTTTAGGAGTAAAAAATCAAAGAGTTGAGCGTTTAGAAAGAGAAAGTCTGTTAGCTTCTAAGGCGAAAGATAGTCAAGGTAAACCCTTGTTTGATAGAAACGAAGTGGAAAAATATAAAGAGTTTGCTGAGCGTGTAGGTGGTATTTAA
- the pepB gene encoding aminopeptidase PepB — MSHLLVELSYQPASAHWGDNALVSFAAETATIHLNPEDATDTQLSKIAVVARKLDGMNLSGVTLSGDWSEEQQWALAFSYRRARNAAEIKWLENSDKESLEKRYAALCFTRDLVNETPEKLSPEELAKRSVDWLTELSGDKVSVKYCVGEELAKAGWVGIYNVGRGSERPPVLLEVDYNPSGDENAAVAAALVGKGITFDSGGYSMKSSEGMLSMKCDMGGAATVVGALGLAIMQGLNKRVKLFLCCAENLVSGHAYKLGDILTYKNGVTVEIVNTDAEGRLVLADGLMAASETNAPLIIDAATLTGAAVAATGGDYNAVFSLDKPALQQFIIQSEKQNEPVWPLPLELWHQDKCPSPFADTANSRAQKGGGAGGASNAAGFLSRFVGNQGKGWIHVDLAAAYNGSGTSHMPAGGSGIGIRGIAQALLDA; from the coding sequence ATGTCACATCTTTTAGTCGAACTCAGTTATCAACCCGCTTCAGCCCATTGGGGAGATAATGCATTAGTTAGTTTTGCTGCAGAAACCGCCACCATTCACTTAAACCCTGAAGATGCTACGGATACTCAATTGTCCAAAATTGCGGTGGTTGCCCGTAAACTGGATGGAATGAATCTGTCTGGCGTCACTTTATCTGGAGATTGGAGTGAAGAACAACAATGGGCATTGGCATTTAGTTATCGTCGAGCACGCAATGCTGCTGAGATTAAATGGTTAGAAAATAGTGACAAAGAAAGCTTAGAAAAACGTTACGCTGCGCTGTGTTTTACCCGCGATTTAGTCAATGAAACGCCTGAAAAACTTTCACCGGAAGAATTGGCTAAACGCAGTGTAGACTGGCTAACAGAGCTATCTGGTGACAAAGTGTCTGTAAAATACTGTGTCGGTGAAGAGTTGGCAAAAGCTGGCTGGGTGGGCATATATAACGTTGGCCGAGGCAGTGAACGACCCCCGGTTCTATTAGAAGTTGATTACAACCCCAGCGGTGATGAAAATGCAGCTGTAGCTGCGGCTTTAGTGGGTAAGGGAATTACTTTTGATAGTGGCGGGTACAGCATGAAAAGTAGTGAAGGCATGTTGAGCATGAAGTGCGACATGGGCGGGGCGGCAACGGTAGTTGGTGCACTTGGACTGGCCATCATGCAAGGATTGAACAAGCGGGTTAAATTATTCTTATGTTGTGCTGAGAACCTAGTCAGTGGGCATGCTTATAAATTGGGTGATATTTTAACCTATAAAAACGGTGTGACAGTGGAAATTGTTAATACTGATGCTGAAGGACGTTTAGTGTTGGCGGATGGTTTAATGGCAGCCAGTGAAACCAATGCACCTTTAATTATTGACGCAGCTACTCTCACTGGTGCAGCTGTTGCTGCTACCGGTGGAGATTACAATGCAGTTTTTTCACTTGATAAACCTGCACTACAACAATTTATTATTCAATCAGAAAAACAAAATGAGCCAGTGTGGCCGCTTCCCTTAGAGTTATGGCACCAAGATAAATGTCCATCACCTTTTGCTGATACTGCAAACAGTCGTGCACAAAAAGGTGGCGGTGCCGGTGGTGCATCTAACGCCGCTGGATTCTTGTCACGTTTTGTTGGTAATCAAGGTAAAGGTTGGATTCATGTTGACTTAGCAGCGGCTTATAATGGCAGTGGTACTAGTCATATGCCTGCTGGTGGCAGTGGAATCGGAATAAGAGGAATTGCACAGGCGTTATTAGACGCTTAG
- the sfsA gene encoding DNA/RNA nuclease SfsA produces the protein MLFPTPLIKGKLIKRYKRFLADVELSDGSIVTAHCPNTGAMTGCGDPGFEVWLSPSNNPKRKLAYTWELSKNHQGDWIGVNTHNANKLVAEAFAQSKIKELAEYQGIKPEVKYGEENSRIDFMLTSDNLPDCYVEVKSVTLLRDGIGYFPDAKTQRGSKHLRELIVIAQAGKRAVLLFCSQHTGIKNIRVATDIDPEYSATLQAAMAAGVQIIAYGCKISEEKLQLNQQLSFDL, from the coding sequence ATGCTGTTCCCCACTCCACTTATCAAGGGTAAGTTAATAAAACGCTATAAACGATTCTTAGCTGACGTGGAACTTTCTGATGGTTCAATCGTCACCGCTCATTGCCCAAATACAGGTGCCATGACGGGTTGCGGCGACCCCGGCTTTGAAGTGTGGTTAAGTCCATCGAATAACCCTAAACGGAAACTCGCATACACTTGGGAGCTAAGTAAAAATCACCAAGGCGACTGGATAGGGGTCAATACCCACAATGCGAATAAATTAGTTGCCGAAGCTTTTGCCCAATCAAAAATCAAAGAATTAGCTGAATACCAAGGGATTAAACCAGAGGTAAAGTACGGAGAAGAAAATAGCAGAATAGATTTTATGTTAACCTCTGACAATCTGCCCGATTGTTATGTTGAAGTAAAATCAGTTACATTACTGAGGGACGGGATTGGTTATTTCCCTGATGCAAAAACCCAACGGGGCAGTAAACACTTACGTGAACTAATTGTCATTGCTCAAGCTGGGAAACGCGCTGTATTGTTGTTTTGTAGTCAGCATACTGGCATCAAAAATATCCGAGTTGCTACCGACATAGATCCGGAATATTCGGCGACTTTACAAGCAGCAATGGCTGCGGGCGTACAAATTATCGCCTACGGCTGCAAAATCTCTGAAGAAAAACTACAATTAAATCAGCAACTAAGTTTCGATCTGTAA
- the dksA gene encoding RNA polymerase-binding protein DksA, translated as MPTGKEKSLGLIALAGLTPYQEKDGEEYMNDAQLEHFRKILSAWRSQLREEVDRTVHHMQDEAANFPDPVDRAAQEEEFSLELRTRDRERKLIKKIEKTLKRIEEDDFGFCDACGIEIGVRRLEARPTADLCIDCKTLAEIKEKQLQG; from the coding sequence ATGCCAACTGGAAAAGAAAAAAGTTTAGGATTAATAGCACTAGCTGGTCTAACTCCTTATCAGGAGAAAGACGGCGAAGAGTATATGAACGATGCTCAACTCGAGCATTTCCGTAAAATATTGTCAGCATGGCGCTCTCAACTTCGCGAAGAAGTAGATCGTACTGTTCACCATATGCAGGATGAAGCGGCCAATTTCCCAGATCCAGTAGATCGAGCGGCTCAAGAAGAAGAATTCAGCTTAGAACTTCGTACCCGCGACCGTGAACGTAAGTTAATCAAGAAAATTGAAAAAACGTTAAAACGAATTGAAGAGGACGACTTTGGTTTTTGCGATGCATGTGGCATTGAGATTGGTGTAAGGCGATTAGAAGCTCGACCTACCGCTGATTTATGTATCGATTGTAAAACCCTAGCTGAAATTAAAGAAAAACAGCTACAAGGTTAA